Proteins co-encoded in one Cytophaga hutchinsonii ATCC 33406 genomic window:
- a CDS encoding electron transfer flavoprotein subunit beta/FixA family protein, producing MKILVCITHVPDTTSKITFADNKFNTAGVQFIIGPYDEYALSRAVELKEQSGGTVTVLNVGDAETEPTIRKALAIGADDAIRINAVPKDAGFVAAQIAAVAKSGGYDLILMGRESIDYNGGLVHGLVADALGMPCVTPIMKLDIENGVAKMTREIEGGKESVECALPFVAGCQEPIAEWKIPNMRGIMSARTKPLNVVEPVVVADDVVYGTFSLPAPKGACKMIDAANPEELLTLLRNEAKVL from the coding sequence ATGAAAATTTTAGTTTGTATCACGCATGTGCCCGACACCACTTCTAAAATTACGTTTGCAGACAACAAATTTAATACAGCAGGTGTTCAGTTTATCATCGGTCCGTACGATGAATACGCGCTCTCAAGAGCCGTTGAATTAAAAGAGCAGTCAGGAGGTACAGTAACAGTACTGAATGTTGGCGATGCAGAAACGGAACCTACCATTCGCAAAGCATTAGCGATTGGCGCTGATGACGCCATCCGCATCAATGCAGTTCCTAAAGACGCTGGTTTTGTTGCTGCGCAGATTGCAGCGGTAGCAAAGAGCGGCGGATATGATTTGATTTTAATGGGTCGTGAGTCTATTGATTATAATGGAGGTTTGGTTCATGGTTTGGTTGCTGATGCATTAGGTATGCCTTGTGTTACACCAATCATGAAACTGGATATTGAAAACGGTGTAGCTAAAATGACACGTGAAATAGAAGGCGGTAAGGAATCTGTTGAATGTGCTTTGCCGTTTGTAGCGGGTTGCCAGGAGCCGATCGCAGAATGGAAAATTCCAAACATGCGCGGTATCATGTCCGCACGTACCAAACCGTTGAATGTAGTGGAACCGGTTGTTGTTGCTGACGATGTAGTATATGGCACGTTTTCATTGCCGGCTCCTAAAGGTGCTTGTAAAATGATTGATGCAGCTAATCCGGAAGAGCTTCTTACGTTATTACGCAACGAAGCAAAAGTACTTTAA
- a CDS encoding electron transfer flavoprotein subunit alpha/FixB family protein, translated as MSVLIYVESNGSEIKKSSMDAVAYGTQVASKLGGSAIVVAIGNIPQEQLTALGNFGASKVLHVTGDAFNQNAPLASAAAVVEAAKKAGAKVIVLPKSTLVDSFAPKLASQLKAGVVTNVTELPDTSAGFQVKRSIFTGKAFATVSINTDIKVITLAKNAYQGTETGGTAAVEALSVSLTDADTKVKTTNVEKMSGELLLTEAEIVVSGGRGLKGPENWGVLLDLAKALGAATGCSKPVSDMDWRPHHEHVGQTGVKVAPNLYIAVGISGAIQHLAGVNSSKCIVVINKDPEAPFFKAADYGIVGDLFEVLPKLTEAAKLLK; from the coding sequence ATGTCAGTATTAATATATGTTGAGTCTAATGGCTCAGAAATAAAAAAATCTTCCATGGATGCTGTTGCTTACGGCACTCAGGTTGCTTCTAAACTTGGCGGTTCTGCTATAGTTGTGGCAATCGGTAATATTCCTCAGGAGCAATTAACGGCATTGGGTAATTTCGGTGCTTCAAAAGTATTGCACGTAACAGGAGATGCATTTAATCAGAATGCACCGTTAGCATCTGCAGCTGCTGTTGTTGAAGCTGCTAAGAAAGCGGGTGCAAAAGTAATTGTCTTGCCTAAATCTACCCTTGTTGATTCTTTTGCACCTAAATTAGCTTCTCAGTTAAAAGCCGGTGTTGTAACTAATGTTACTGAATTGCCGGATACAAGTGCAGGTTTCCAGGTAAAACGTTCAATTTTTACCGGAAAAGCTTTTGCGACGGTTTCGATCAATACAGATATTAAAGTTATCACCTTGGCTAAAAATGCTTACCAGGGAACAGAGACAGGCGGAACAGCTGCAGTAGAAGCATTATCTGTATCATTAACAGATGCAGATACAAAGGTTAAAACTACAAATGTGGAAAAAATGTCCGGAGAGCTTTTGTTGACGGAAGCAGAGATTGTTGTATCGGGTGGCAGAGGCTTAAAAGGCCCCGAAAACTGGGGTGTTTTGCTTGATTTGGCAAAAGCATTGGGAGCAGCAACAGGATGTTCTAAACCGGTTTCTGATATGGATTGGAGACCTCACCACGAACACGTTGGTCAAACAGGTGTAAAAGTAGCGCCGAATTTATATATTGCAGTCGGAATTTCAGGAGCGATCCAACATTTGGCAGGGGTGAACTCATCCAAATGTATTGTTGTCATCAATAAAGATCCTGAAGCACCTTTCTTTAAGGCTGCAGACTATGGCATTGTAGGTGACTTATTCGAAGTATTACCGAAATTGACTGAAGCTGCTAAATTGCTTAAATAA
- a CDS encoding bifunctional nuclease family protein, with the protein MEKIRLEIIGLSSSQSQTGSFALVLGEVNGNRRLPIIIGMFEAQAIAIEIEKVIPNRPMTHDLFKSFALSFHFIVEEIVISDLKEGVFFAKIICSDGIKNIEIDARPSDAIAIGLRFDVPIYSYETIMSEAGIVLNDDMDDMDEDEDEDDEDKLEEATISSAKADSSFSGREDQIKNMSLDQLQAMLDEAIEKEDYEKAARVRDEMNKRN; encoded by the coding sequence GTGGAGAAAATTAGATTAGAAATTATAGGTTTGTCGTCCAGTCAATCGCAAACAGGCTCGTTTGCTTTGGTATTAGGAGAAGTGAATGGTAACAGACGGTTACCGATTATTATTGGAATGTTTGAAGCGCAAGCAATTGCTATTGAAATCGAAAAGGTAATACCTAATCGGCCAATGACACACGATTTATTTAAATCGTTTGCCTTGTCATTCCATTTTATCGTCGAAGAGATTGTAATTTCAGATCTGAAAGAAGGTGTTTTCTTTGCTAAAATTATCTGCTCAGACGGAATTAAAAATATCGAGATCGATGCACGTCCTTCTGATGCGATTGCTATAGGTTTGCGTTTTGATGTTCCGATTTATTCATATGAAACCATTATGTCTGAAGCAGGTATTGTGCTGAACGACGATATGGATGATATGGATGAAGATGAGGATGAAGACGACGAAGATAAGCTTGAAGAAGCAACAATAAGTTCTGCTAAAGCGGATTCGAGTTTTTCAGGAAGAGAAGACCAGATAAAGAATATGTCTCTTGATCAGCTTCAGGCAATGCTTGATGAAGCAATTGAAAAAGAAGATTATGAAAAAGCTGCCCGCGTGCGCGATGAAATGAATAAACGTAATTGA